The Anas acuta chromosome 12, bAnaAcu1.1, whole genome shotgun sequence sequence ttaaaaaataataactttcattaatttaaattgTTCTTTGTCAGCTGCGATACCAAGGGAGGTGTTTTGTCTTCTGAGTATACTTGGTAATGAATCCAGAGAGGAGTTGCGACCTCAGAAAGCAATATAAGATAAAATGTAGTTCAAAACAGTGAAACCTCACTGTCTCTTCAGGATCCTACATGAAACTGTTTACAGACTTGAAGTGTTGCCCAAAAGGCAGAAGAAGGTATCCCAGTATCTGAACTCATGAACAAAGGCATCATATCACAAGCTCTAGATGGCTTCTCATGAAAATTGAGGTATATTGATATTTTCTGGACTTTTTGGTAACAAACTGTCAACAAAATTTGTATTAATATAGATGgctcaagaaaaaataatttgtttttaaagggcaGAATAGCATGCATCTAAAAACTCTAGATATTTGCAATGCATACAATGTCTGAGccatatttattatatatatataactaaatatttttatatttacatattatttAAGACTGACTGAGATGTAAGAGAGATATTACGTCCAAAGCATGAACAAAAAGAACATCTGAGAGTTCTCTTTCCTATTCGTAGATTATAAGGGAAATTTAAATGggtttctcagctgctgttttgtCATATAGATGTTTGCAGAAATAACACAAGAGTTTTTCTTGATCATCCAGTAAAATACCTtgtaagaaaacagaatttttttctctgaaaaataatattttttaaagtaacaaagTAGTTGCACAATTTGGAAAAGGGAGGTGCTACCCATAGCAGAGGACAATCAGGTTACAGAGTACTTCAGTAAGCTGAACCCATCGAAGTTCATGGGACTGGATGCAGTGGAGGATGCTGAGGGAAGTGTCTGATGTCATTACCAGATTACTACTTGTCGTCTTTGACAGGTCAAGGTCACTGGGGAGTTTCCcagtgacagaaaaataaataaataaataaataaagtgtcCATCTTCAAGTAAGCCAAGAAGCCAAGAAGGAAGATCTGAGGAATGTCAGTTTCACCTCAGGCCCAAGGGAAGAATATGGAGCAAATCTTCCTGGAAGCCATGTccaagaaaatgaagggaaagcaGGGATTTGTAACTGCACAGATTTACCAAAAATAAGTCATGCCTGACCATCACACTGAGATGACTGGCGCAGAGTGGGTGTGATAGTGATGAGATGACTGACCACAGGGGAAAGTGGTGGATGTCATTTAATGACTTCAACAATTCTTGACGCTATAGCCTTGTAGCCAAATTGGGAAGATAGAAACTGGATGAAAAAACTAATAggtgagtgaaaaaaaaaaaaaaaaagaaacctgtcTGGACAAGCTTTCACAGGTACGTTCAACAATATGAGTCTAGGTGGTAATTGGCTGTAAGAGGCATTCTTCATGGACTGATACTGAGACTAACGTTTCTTCACATCTCCGTCAGTGACTGGGAAGATGTGATGGAGGAGAACATCCTGGGGAGTTCCAGATGCCAGCAGTTTTGGAATAGGAGAAAAGGTTCATACACAGGAATGTCATGAAGATAAATGCCAAGTCATGGCTCTGGCACAAGAGATGAATCAGATTGGCACTGACAGTCTGGGGAGTAGTTCTGCAGAAAGAGATGTGTGAGTCCAGATGTATGGCAAGCTGAACATCAGCCAGCAGGGTATCCCTGCAGTGGAGAGGAATAACCACCTATCCACCTGTGTTAGCAAGAGCCAGCCAGCTGGTCGAGGGAAGCACACATTCCCCTCTGCCTTGCATGTGTGAGGCCACCTGTGGAAAAGGAAGTCCCATTTTGGAGTCCCTCAGTACATGAAAGACATGGATAATTTGAAGAGAGTTCAAAATAGGGCCACTAAAATGATCAGAGGGAACACAGGTCAAGATGGTAACATCCTGAAAGGGACTGTTGTATAAGAATGCAGATTTATAACTCCATTTTACTGTGAAGAAACCTAAGAAGATCAAACAGTGCTGATGATCAAAGTGCATGTCAGACAGTGCCTTAAGTTCAAGCTGTCAGGTAGGATCTTTCTCAGATAATATTGCTTTCTGCAGTTCCTGtagctgctgctgaaacaggAGCTGAACTGAACTGAAACAGGAAAGTATCTTAGAATACTGAATTCATAAACAATTGATAGTACAGCTGAATAAAGAGCAAtgatagatttttttgttgttgttgtttaaaaaaaaaaaaagttagcaggtcattgttttatattttagcaGTGATGAGACGAAAAGTATACATTCTGTCAAATTTTCAAGCTATCAAAAGTATGGCTGTACCATCAACAATTTTATTgtcctttatttatttgaaatgtagttatgcatatgtatgtatttatgtgtgaaaataagggaaaatatttttttccaaaagtaaaGCAGAGAATTTAATTAGATTGTAGTTCAGTAGGAAATAAACTCACATTtcacaagcagaaaataaaatacatgaactACTGATGAAAACATGTTTGAGAAAGTACTGGTTGAATTGATGTAGATGTGGCAATATTTTAGcttaattaaaaaggaaagtaggaaaacagtaatgaaaatcCTAGCTCTTCTGCACTTAAGctcactgtttttcttattaccttacttttatgatattttactttttttagtGTGCTTCTCAAAATGTTATATGCCCATCTGTATTTGTTCATCCCACTTAGTTTATGGAACAGGTTTCAGACACACTCACTATTTTATCTTCATCCctataaagatttttcttcttcatgtctTTTTTATTGGCTGATACAGGCTGGGTTGTTCTTTCACATGGAAGCAGACGAAGAACTGGGTCTCAAAAACCAGACATACTTCACCTTGCAGGGGTTCTCGCACCTTGCCACTCTTCAGGTCTTCCTCTTTGAGGGAATCCTCCTGATGTTCCTAATCACAATGACAGGGAACTTTCTCATCATTTTGGTTGCAACCACCGACCCTGCCTTGCATACCCCCATGTACTATTTTCTCAAAAACTTGGCTTTAATTGAAATTTGCTTTACATTAAACATAGTACCCAAGATGCTTGTGGATTTGCTGTTGGAGAGAAAGGTCATCTCCTTTTCTGCTTGTGCCCTGCAACTTTACTTTGTCATATTCTTTGTCACTTCTGAGTGTTTCCTCTTAGGTGCCATGGCATATGATCGATATGTGGCTATATGCCATCCCTTGCACTACACCACCGCAATGAACAGGAGAGTGTGTCTTCATATGGTCATAGCATGCTGGGTTGCTGGTATTCCACTTTCTGTGGGACTCACTGGCTGGCTATTTAGCTACCCCTTTTGTGGCTCAAAGGAGATTAAGCATTTCTTTTGCGATATTGCTCCTGTTCTAGATCTGGTCTGTTCAGACACATACTTATTTGAGCTTCTTGTGTTCATTGCcactgttttaattgttttgatCCCATTTGTCTTGATAGCAGCGTCTTACATCCAGATAATCCATGCCATCCTCCAAATGCCATCTTCTGAAGGAAGGCGCAAGGCTTTCTTCACCTGCATTGCTCACCTGGTGGTGGTGACACTGTTCTACTGCACAACTGGCTTGATACATTTAAAGCCAAAGTCCAGACTCTTGGTAAAGAGCAGGAAACTGGTGGCTCTTTCTTACACAGTAGTAACTCCTATGCTGAATCCAATCATCTACAGCTTACGAAACAAAGAGGTAAAGCATGCTCTGAGGAAGACGTTTGGAAAGAGACAGTTCAGCAAGATGAATCTGCCCAGATAGACGcacttattttctaaaaattgtttgcacttgaaagaataaaatcaaagaatgaATGTTTTCCTCAAAGTCTATAAGGAGTTTggacattttatcttttttttttttttttttttaataactaggAAATGTACATTCTCTATGTACTGAATAAATGCTATGTTTAATGTAACTGTTCAAAACATTACAGAGACTACAGAAATAAGCCATAAATTCAGTATATTAATTACAGTATGTTTAGGTCTATTGCCCTTTTTCTACACGCTGTTCAgcttaaaatatgtataaaataaatcccTGTCATAAGAACACATGACTCCAAGATACATAAAACTAATGGGTAGCATAGTACCATcaaagtcagaaaacaaaattgcatGTTTTTAGGAAGAATATGCCAAAAGATTGCTTGTCCCATGGACATAATTTCCTTCCAACAGagagtaaaaatgaaatagagagATTCAGATGACTGGATATATGTCTGGGATTCAGATCAAGATTATGATATTTGACCGTAAATATCTATAGGTAAGTCAGCACCCACACCCCCATCAAAGTCAATGACAATCTAATCAGCACAGTCATCAGCATTTAAGGAGTGATTTGGTTGAACAGCTGAAATAAACTTGATTTGGTTGCTTGAAGACAAATATCTAGCAGTGCTATAAAAGTCCTACATCATCCTGTTTTGCTTCTAGTGCAGAACAGTGTGACTTTCCCATAAGTCTGTGATATATCTGCCAGACTAATGGAGCAGATAACCCTGTGGATTTCAGGCAGCCAAGGAGGTTTCAGATCATGCCTATATTGCAGCATAGTTAAGGAATATTTAAGCACTGTGGTGTAACCCAAAAGGACTCCAGCTATTACTCCAGAAGAGTGTCAGGAAATTGAATCCAGTGTCCGTGGCCCTGTAGCCCTCTGGGGGGTTAGGGGGAGGATGACACACGACTGTGGTATTATCTGACTGCGTGGGAGGTGGTTAGGGATCCTGCTGCATGAGATCTTGGAATCACTCAGTGGCTGAGGTCGGAAGGGACCTCTTAAGGTCATCTGATTCAACCCACCTGCTTAAGCAGGGTCACCTGTAGCTGCTTGCCCAGaaccatgtccagatggcttttgaaaatCCCCATGGTGAGCCCCACAGGCAATCAGAAGTGAGTATTGCTGTGTCACAGAGTTGCAAACCAATGCCAGGGAGAATTACTCCAGAACAGCTCACAACCATATCAGAGAGCAAACGATGGTGCAACTCCAGCCCCATCCGTGCAGTGTGGGAATATGGTTatgaaggaaaacagcattttggggTGCAGCAGTGGAGTGATAAAGCAGAGGCACCTCCAGGAAGACTTGTCTTAAAAAGGACCCCTTGAGAAGGAGGACTTCCCTGTGCTGTTAGGCTGTGCAATGGGAGGGACAAGGCTGTAGATGCAAGGGTGTCTGCAGATGACTTGCCTGTGTGTCAAAATATTGGAGGAACACCATGGCAAAGTGATTGGTGGAAGATACACTGGACAGGGCCTCACCATGGCTTAGAACTTGCACTTGAGGCAAGAATTGTGGTTTCCTGTGGGCCTTTAAGAGACCATCTCCCACAAGGGCTTTAACAGCTCTGACATCAGGCCCTGCCATTGGGAAGGCACTGCAGAGGGTTGAAGGACTGCTGACAGTGGACACGTGGGTTGCAAATGTGAGTTCATACCTCTTTTCTGTATCCTTGTTTCCATGTTGCCTGGACTCAACAGTCTGAGGGTAAAGGAGCAGAAGGAGTATTAGGAAATGCCCAAAGAGAGCAAGCAAGCTTAGGAGAACAGACATTGTCTATGGAGGTGTCTGCATGGGTAAGCAGGCATCAGGATGTGTCctacaaaacattattttctctgaatttgaGAGATAcagatttgaagggtggaccgTTTGGTGGAtaagaaactggctggatggccacTTCcagagagttgtggtcaatggcttTGTGTCCAAGTGGAGGTCAGTGATGAATGGTGTTCCTCAGAGATCTGTACTGGGTCTTGTGCTGTTTAATATCATTATTAGTGACATAGACAATGGGATCAAGGGCACCCCTCAGCATGTTTGCGGACAACACCAAAATGAGTGTTGCAGTTGACATGATAGAAGGAAGGGAggccatccagagggacctggacaggcttgagaagtgggccccTGTGAACCTCAACAAGTTTAACAAGTCAAAGTGCAAGGTGCTACACCTGGGTTAGGCAATCCCAAACATCAGTACAGACTGAAAGACGAATGGATTGAGAGCATACTAGCAAAaagccaatggtatcctgggctgcataaAAACAAGCATGGCCAGAgggtcaaaggaggtgattctcccttATTGGTCTGCTCTTGTGACACgccacctggagtactgcactcagctctggggtccccagcacaagaaagacatgaaCCTGTTCAAGCACGTCCAGAGAAAGGCCACAAAAATAATCAGGAGGATGGGGCTCCTctcctgccaaaaaaaaaaaaaaaaaaaaaaaaaaggctgagagagttggggttgttcaactcggagaagagaaggctctggggagactattcaatacttaaaggggggcTGTAAGAAAGATGGGGAGAGACTTTTTACAAGGGCatgtagtgatagaacaagggaTAAGAATTATTAAGCTAAAAGGgggtagatttagatcagatgttaggaagaaattcttcactcagagggtggtgaggcacaaTAGGTTGTCCAggtagatgccccatccctggaagcattcaagaccaggttggatggagctttgggcagcctgatgTAGGGAAACATGTCCCTGCCAATGGCAGAGGGATGGACTCTTTAAATGATctttagatgatctttaaaggtcccttcccacccaaagAGTTCTACGATTCTGTACTTCTTTGTGCTGAACAGCCACATGTTTGAGCAGGGACATTTGGGGAGAAATGAGTTTTAGATATGGAACTGGCATGGGTGTATGGGGAGGGGGTGGACTGGAGAGAGGAGAAATTACATTAAAAGGGTGGAAATTTCCCACATTTTAATCAGGAAATACAGGTCCTTTCACTTCACCAAGTGTTTTTCCATGTGTGTCCATCTTCTGTCAAtcttgaacagaaaaaaatgcaaacatctgCTATATAGTGACCCAAATCTAAGATGAGGGATGCTGCTCCAGCAAGCAGAGGAGTGTGGAGAATGCAGGCACTTTCTCATGGGGAAGAGGCAGAGCAAACAGTGTGGCTCAAAGGGAAGGgctccaggagccagcaggctcCCCCATGAGTGAGAAGAGCATATAGACACAGGTTGAGACAGAATAGCCCCTAGATGAGTGGAGGGACTCCAGGAGCTTTAAAGTCCCATCTCGtcctcaaagcagggtcagctcTTTGGATGAGACCACTTTATTCTTGGATTCATCCAGATCCTGAAAGGAGAGGCACTACACTACCTTCCTGCAAAACCTGCTCCCTGGTTGACTGTCTGTACCTGATTCTCCGGTGACCCAGGTCTTGGACTTAGACATGACACAGACATGAGAGGTCCCACTCTCTGAGCATGGCCCTGGTGCATAGCCAGTACTTACACTCACCCACAGGGACAAGGTCCGGAGTCTCACCAGCCACGCAGCAAGTGCCCCATGAGCCAGAGTTGCTAGTACACATATCAAGTGCTTGGTTGGCCTCCTTGGGTAATACAGGCGAAGCATTTGTGAGATGGTACATGGCAGCTGGTTGGCCCGGAGCCCTTCTAGTCTTTCTAGGTCCTGCACACCCAGCCAGTTTAAGCAGGCAGGCGCACAGGACGTAGATGTGGCTTGTGAAGGGTCTATCTTTGGCTCCAGAAAAAAGGTCTGTTACCCCACTGACCCAATGCTAGCAACCAAGTCCAGCAGTGAAATTTCACAAGATGCCTGAAGCATAGATCATCTTGATAAGGTCGGCAACTTCTGTGTCTGTCATCCCAGGagacaaaaagaggaaatggaTTAAGCAGAAGATCTGTGTACCACAGATGTTGTATAACATTAACCCCTCACAAGGTCCCCCCCCGCTTCCTTGCACACATTGGAAGTGACCTGtgagagcagggagggaggaagcttttttaattattttttttgctaaaaacCTACCACAAGGCCAAACAGGCTTCATACCAGGGGAGCCATACCAGGGGGCAACAGTCCCAGCTTCTCCTTCAGGATGAGGAGCCAAACTGCAGCACTGTTGAGGTGTCTTCCTTCTGCACACATGGAGCTGTTGTGAATACACTGAGGTGCTTTAAGGTGGATACAAGGTGTGTGATGTGCTGAGTAGTCCAGGTTTGTTGTTCCCTTTGTATGTgtgtggtggtttgtttgttgttttttttttgggggggggggagggtggaaggttgttgttgttgtttttccaaaagcaatTAAACGGGTAACTCTTCAAACTGCTATTTCTGCAAAACCAAAATTTATGAGCaactttgagcaacctggtctagtggaaagTATCCCTGCCCCTGGCAGAGCCCCCTGGGCTGTGCAGTGAGAGTAGCAGCTACCACAGGAAGGTGGAGGTGCAACTACACCTTGTAACAATATGGGAGCAGAGTGGCGCAGCGGAAGCGTGCTGGGCCCATAACCCAGAGGTCGATGGATCGAAACCATCCTCTGCTAGGcgttttgtttccttgttttaattGCCAGGACGACAGAGGCGGCTGTCCCCCACCCAGCAGCATCCCGTGCAGAGGCAGCGCCTGGAAAAGGACTGAAAGTGGCGCCTAAAAGCACCCATCCCAACAGGGCCGGTTAGCTCAGTTGGTTAGAGCGTGGTGCTAATAACGCCAAGGTCGCGGGTTCGATCCCCGTACGGGCCAGAggttgattttctttctcccttttgttttccttcttcctctcccgGTCTCGTCTGCCCTCAGCCGGCAGCTGACGGAGATAGAGAACGCCCTGGAAGGGCCAGCACCGTGCAACCCAGGGTGGGTGGGGAAAGCAGCTCAGGGTGACAGttctaaatacataaataaataaaagaaaaacacacacacacaaatccaccACTCAACAGAAAAAATCGTATAATAACGAAAGAAAAAATCTAATAAggaaacaaaggggaaaaaaaggcattagcAGAGGATGGTTTCGATCCATCGACCTCTGGGTTATGGGCCCAGCACGCTTCCGCTGCGCCACTCTGCTCCATGATAAAAAGCTTTTCCCCAGTTCTTTATATAGGGACTGATaagtcctgatttttttttttttttttttttctccatatgaATTCTTCCTTGTTCTTTTCAGCCTTTGAGGATGTCCTTACGTTCCCCGGGAGAACTTTGTCCCTCATTTTCACTCAGGTCCCTCACTATCCTTCCTCTGAAGGTTTTCACTCATATTTGAAAAAGACAATGTTGACAATGTTTGCTGCATACTAAAGCCAACAGCGCTCATACAGGCA is a genomic window containing:
- the LOC137863224 gene encoding olfactory receptor 10A7-like gives rise to the protein MEADEELGLKNQTYFTLQGFSHLATLQVFLFEGILLMFLITMTGNFLIILVATTDPALHTPMYYFLKNLALIEICFTLNIVPKMLVDLLLERKVISFSACALQLYFVIFFVTSECFLLGAMAYDRYVAICHPLHYTTAMNRRVCLHMVIACWVAGIPLSVGLTGWLFSYPFCGSKEIKHFFCDIAPVLDLVCSDTYLFELLVFIATVLIVLIPFVLIAASYIQIIHAILQMPSSEGRRKAFFTCIAHLVVVTLFYCTTGLIHLKPKSRLLVKSRKLVALSYTVVTPMLNPIIYSLRNKEVKHALRKTFGKRQFSKMNLPR